In the genome of Ancylomarina subtilis, one region contains:
- a CDS encoding FtsX-like permease family protein translates to MNFIKIAFRRLFRKGEHSTARIISLATGLAFGVLLLSEVFYYYSFDSFYPDSDRIYVVHENFKMDKSAETMESYNRVSGAIAPGLKAEVPGVEGAARLLDIDYSIFYTDDKKSYRAKFSFTDEYLFDVLPRTMIKGESTDILKAPMTCMISSEIAENMGGDVVGRLIELKEYPGKKLSIGGVFEALPENTNYKYDILISMVSLGQFRWDGSDQWLGNDCYYACVKLAKGVKAESLAPAVRKMQEVHQDIERLEEQQGGLVLKYSFMPIQKVYIGNLKDMILILSTIAFAVLLVSLLNYILLTLSVLVERSKSSAIYKTFGAHARHLRQLIFSESVILFLISLFAAFVMIMVLQPAAENQVGHKLVSELNPYVILPLLAILILMLALMSYLPARFFSRIPVANAFRHYQQKRNQWKRFLLSFQFVGASFILSMLVIVSLQYDKMKNSSHGYHSEGVFYGSTSGMNGNKIASVLHDLRSMPEVEMVGLGTMMPCNGISGNNIQSQDKQSELFNVADFYSIDENYLSILGLSVTTGNHFTNEKTLDGDLLISQKGADMLKLYNGWKGGLLGKHIVLSEHGGTYIRGIFDDFTIGSKAEPDTRPAVFFYRSESNFIKKVIKRPSYSFNILVKTYPTTQAGMMSKIREIFNKALPYKDANIKSLETEQEKAYEQQRGFRNAMMAGSAVILLITIIGLLGYTTNEAVRRRKELAIRRINGAKFSTLLKVFLWDIEIVAVPAVLLGAWGAWFSAGLWMQNFAYKLPLHWGIFLICSLIILLLVALVTVLNFTRSAKQNPIESLRYE, encoded by the coding sequence ATGAATTTCATAAAAATAGCATTTCGTCGTTTGTTTCGAAAAGGAGAGCACAGCACTGCCCGTATTATATCTTTAGCAACTGGTTTGGCATTTGGGGTTTTGCTTTTATCTGAGGTTTTTTATTATTACAGTTTCGATAGCTTTTATCCTGATTCCGATAGAATTTATGTCGTTCATGAAAATTTCAAAATGGATAAATCGGCTGAGACAATGGAAAGTTATAATCGGGTCAGTGGAGCAATCGCTCCAGGTTTAAAAGCCGAGGTGCCTGGCGTCGAAGGTGCTGCTCGTTTATTAGACATTGATTACTCAATATTTTATACTGATGATAAAAAAAGTTACAGGGCAAAATTCTCCTTTACTGATGAGTATCTTTTTGATGTTTTGCCAAGAACCATGATTAAAGGCGAATCCACAGATATTCTTAAAGCTCCTATGACTTGTATGATCTCGAGTGAAATAGCTGAAAATATGGGGGGCGATGTTGTGGGTAGGCTGATTGAATTAAAAGAGTATCCAGGTAAGAAATTATCAATTGGTGGTGTGTTTGAAGCTTTGCCTGAAAACACGAACTATAAGTATGATATTTTAATCTCTATGGTTTCTTTAGGTCAGTTTCGGTGGGATGGATCTGACCAATGGTTAGGTAATGATTGTTATTATGCTTGTGTGAAATTGGCTAAAGGGGTTAAAGCTGAATCTCTTGCTCCTGCGGTTAGAAAAATGCAGGAAGTCCATCAGGACATTGAAAGATTGGAAGAACAGCAAGGCGGACTGGTTTTGAAATATTCATTCATGCCTATTCAGAAAGTTTATATTGGGAATTTAAAAGATATGATTTTGATTCTGAGCACGATTGCTTTTGCTGTTTTGCTTGTTTCGTTGTTGAATTACATTCTGCTGACTTTAAGTGTATTGGTTGAACGCTCCAAATCATCGGCTATTTATAAGACTTTTGGAGCGCATGCACGTCATTTACGACAACTTATATTTTCTGAATCTGTGATTCTTTTTCTTATTTCTTTATTCGCAGCTTTTGTCATGATTATGGTACTGCAGCCAGCAGCCGAAAATCAAGTTGGTCACAAATTGGTTTCAGAATTAAACCCCTATGTTATTTTGCCTCTACTTGCAATATTGATACTTATGCTTGCACTAATGAGCTATTTACCAGCCCGTTTTTTTTCGCGAATACCTGTTGCGAATGCTTTTAGACATTATCAGCAGAAAAGAAATCAATGGAAACGGTTTTTGTTATCCTTTCAATTTGTAGGAGCTTCTTTTATTTTATCTATGTTGGTTATCGTTAGTTTGCAGTATGATAAAATGAAAAATAGTTCTCATGGCTACCATTCAGAGGGCGTTTTTTATGGATCTACTAGTGGTATGAATGGTAACAAAATTGCAAGTGTATTACATGATTTAAGGTCCATGCCTGAAGTTGAGATGGTGGGGCTTGGTACTATGATGCCATGTAACGGCATCTCAGGGAATAATATTCAATCTCAGGATAAGCAAAGTGAATTATTTAATGTGGCAGATTTTTATTCAATAGATGAAAATTATTTATCGATTTTAGGTCTTTCTGTGACCACAGGTAATCATTTTACGAATGAAAAGACCCTTGATGGTGATCTACTGATTAGTCAGAAGGGTGCAGATATGCTTAAATTGTATAACGGATGGAAAGGTGGCCTTTTAGGGAAACATATTGTTCTTAGTGAGCATGGAGGTACATATATAAGAGGGATATTCGATGATTTTACCATAGGGTCAAAAGCAGAACCAGACACCCGTCCTGCTGTATTCTTCTATAGGTCAGAATCGAACTTTATAAAAAAAGTGATTAAGCGACCATCCTATTCGTTTAATATTTTGGTAAAAACATATCCTACTACTCAAGCAGGAATGATGAGTAAAATAAGAGAGATTTTTAATAAGGCACTACCCTATAAAGATGCGAATATCAAGAGTCTCGAAACGGAGCAGGAAAAAGCCTATGAGCAACAACGTGGATTTCGAAATGCGATGATGGCTGGGAGTGCTGTAATCTTACTCATTACGATTATTGGATTACTCGGGTATACAACTAATGAGGCGGTTAGGAGACGCAAGGAGTTGGCAATTCGAAGAATAAATGGAGCCAAGTTTTCAACCCTTCTTAAGGTGTTCTTGTGGGACATTGAGATTGTGGCTGTTCCTGCCGTATTGCTCGGTGCTTGGGGAGCTTGGTTTTCAGCAGGCTTATGGATGCAGAATTTTGCATATAAGTTACCGCTACATTGGGGAATATTTTTGATTTGTAGTTTGATTATTCTATTGCTTGTAGCACTTGTTACTGTTTTAAATTTCACTAGGAGTGCCAAACAGAATCCTATCGAGAGTTTGAGATATGAGTAA